In a genomic window of Comamonadaceae bacterium OTU4NAUVB1:
- a CDS encoding sigma 54-interacting transcriptional regulator, whose product MPDTALTTKHPGARLLVVDDDPDMLRLLSLRLNAAGYQVKAVTSAESALNQLEIEHPQLVLSDVRLPGRDGLALFDEIRKHHPTLPVILLTAHGTIPDAVEATARGVFTYLTKPYDARELLEKISQALALGAPTTTAGGAGGDDSWRSEIVSRSSRMAELLAEAHMVAKSDASVLLRGDSGAGKELLARAIHKASSRAAKPFVAVNCGAIPEALLESELFGHMKGAFTDAVANHKGLFQQADGGTLLLDEIGDMPPALQVKLLRVLQERAVRPVGAAQSIAVDVRIVSATHRDLDAAMEASQFREDLYYRLNVVTLTLPPLSARREDIPLLANHFLQRLSTKYGKRLSGFAPEAMKALTTASWPGNVRQLFNVVEQVCALSGSPLIPLALVQRALRVPSVEVQTYADAKQRFERDYLVGLLKITDGNVADAARLADRNRTEFYRLLQKHELTPGHFKADAPLSPAGDAVADERQR is encoded by the coding sequence ATGCCCGACACCGCGCTCACCACGAAGCATCCCGGAGCCCGGCTGCTGGTCGTGGACGACGACCCGGACATGCTGCGCCTGCTGTCGCTGCGCCTGAACGCGGCGGGCTACCAGGTCAAGGCGGTGACCTCGGCCGAATCGGCGCTCAACCAGCTGGAGATCGAGCACCCGCAGCTGGTGCTGAGCGACGTGCGCCTGCCCGGGCGCGACGGCCTGGCGCTGTTCGACGAGATCCGCAAGCACCACCCGACGCTGCCGGTCATCCTGCTGACCGCGCACGGCACCATCCCCGACGCGGTCGAGGCGACGGCGCGCGGCGTCTTCACCTACCTCACCAAGCCCTACGACGCGCGCGAGCTGCTCGAGAAGATCAGCCAGGCGCTGGCCCTGGGCGCGCCGACCACGACGGCGGGCGGCGCCGGCGGCGACGACAGCTGGCGCTCCGAGATCGTCAGCCGCAGCAGCCGCATGGCCGAACTCCTGGCCGAGGCCCACATGGTCGCCAAGTCCGACGCCAGCGTGCTGCTGCGCGGCGACAGCGGCGCCGGCAAGGAACTCCTCGCGCGCGCCATCCACAAGGCCAGCTCGCGCGCGGCCAAGCCTTTCGTGGCGGTGAACTGCGGCGCGATTCCCGAGGCGCTGCTCGAGTCCGAGCTCTTCGGCCACATGAAGGGCGCCTTCACCGACGCCGTGGCCAACCACAAGGGCCTGTTCCAGCAGGCCGACGGCGGCACGCTGCTGCTCGACGAGATCGGCGACATGCCGCCGGCGCTGCAGGTCAAGCTGCTGCGCGTGCTGCAGGAGCGCGCGGTGCGGCCGGTGGGCGCGGCGCAGTCGATCGCGGTCGACGTGCGCATCGTCTCGGCCACGCACCGCGACCTCGACGCGGCGATGGAGGCCAGCCAGTTCCGCGAGGACCTCTACTACCGCCTGAACGTCGTCACGCTGACCCTGCCGCCGCTGTCGGCGCGACGCGAGGACATCCCGCTGCTGGCCAACCACTTCCTGCAGCGGCTCTCGACCAAGTACGGCAAGCGGCTCTCGGGCTTCGCGCCGGAGGCCATGAAGGCGCTCACCACCGCCTCCTGGCCAGGCAACGTGCGCCAGCTCTTCAACGTCGTCGAGCAGGTCTGCGCGCTGTCGGGCTCGCCCCTCATCCCGCTGGCGCTGGTGCAGCGCGCACTGCGCGTGCCGAGCGTCGAGGTGCAGACCTACGCCGACGCCAAGCAGCGCTTCGAGCGCGACTACCTCGTCGGCCTGCTCAAGATCACCGACGGCAACGTCGCCGACGCCGCGCGCCTGGCCGACCGCAACCGCACCGAGTTCTATCGGCTGCTCCAGAAGCACGAACTGACCCCCGGCCACTTCAAGGCCGATGCGCCCCTGTCGCCCGCGGGCGATGCTGTCGCCGACGAGCGACAGAGGTAA
- a CDS encoding ATP-binding protein: protein MRKWWSSVGAWCLAWLMLSAGGALWLAHAELERLRQDFETDARIAHRLMSQQVVQYDAILSTLALLESGADAARLGRGLSTVQAAILDVQRREPDGTWPGGPAAASLAAAEARSRELQRPVLAAIDLDRGRYRLVIGATPTSYALDIDLAGSVPWRDWPMDPQASATRVVIEHDGRPWTVQPGRAVAGGWRFDFRKALASASQAFDVVATRDVGPAELPWRRMAGWAVAVAVVLAVLRGLQRQRVARRRAEDLLRVGRVARLDSLGELSAGLAHELNQPLTAVLANTQAARRLLDDEPPDLDTARVAMGRAAEQARRAADVLGRLRGLIEQRPDAQDDGAARPVVLQEVAAQALHLLEPEFAQRGVALHFDARAQPPVRVRADPVALEQIVHNLILNALQALERGPRDGRRLAIAVGSDGTEGVLAVSDNGPGIAPQALPRLFEPFFSTREGGLGLGLSLSETLAAGMGGSLGAANLAPRGACFTLLLPLATAGGGEVAAPAAPTPAPSSSLRAPAPATSRAPAPRTS, encoded by the coding sequence ATGAGGAAATGGTGGTCGTCCGTCGGCGCGTGGTGCCTGGCCTGGCTGATGCTGTCGGCCGGCGGGGCGCTGTGGCTCGCGCACGCCGAGCTCGAGCGGCTGCGGCAGGACTTCGAGACCGACGCGCGCATCGCCCACCGCCTGATGAGCCAGCAGGTGGTGCAGTACGACGCCATCCTCTCGACCCTGGCGCTGCTCGAATCCGGCGCCGACGCGGCCCGTCTGGGCCGTGGCCTGTCGACGGTGCAGGCCGCGATCCTCGACGTCCAGCGCCGCGAGCCCGACGGCACCTGGCCCGGCGGCCCGGCGGCGGCGTCCCTGGCGGCGGCCGAGGCCCGGTCGCGCGAACTGCAGCGTCCCGTGCTCGCCGCGATCGACCTCGACCGGGGCCGCTACCGGCTCGTCATCGGCGCCACCCCGACCAGCTACGCGCTCGACATCGACCTCGCCGGCAGCGTGCCGTGGCGCGACTGGCCCATGGACCCGCAGGCCAGCGCGACGCGCGTGGTCATCGAGCACGACGGCCGGCCGTGGACCGTGCAGCCCGGCCGCGCGGTCGCCGGCGGCTGGCGCTTCGACTTCCGCAAGGCCCTGGCCTCGGCCAGTCAGGCCTTCGACGTCGTGGCGACGCGCGACGTCGGCCCCGCCGAGCTGCCGTGGCGCCGCATGGCCGGCTGGGCGGTGGCGGTGGCGGTGGTGCTGGCCGTCCTGCGCGGGCTGCAGCGCCAGCGCGTCGCCCGCCGGCGCGCCGAGGACCTGCTGCGCGTCGGCCGCGTGGCGCGGCTCGATTCGCTGGGCGAGCTGTCCGCCGGCCTCGCGCACGAACTCAACCAGCCACTGACCGCCGTGCTCGCCAACACCCAGGCGGCGCGGCGACTGCTGGACGACGAGCCGCCCGACCTCGACACCGCCCGCGTCGCCATGGGCCGGGCCGCCGAGCAGGCGAGGCGCGCCGCCGACGTGCTGGGCAGACTTCGCGGCCTGATCGAGCAGCGGCCCGACGCCCAGGACGACGGCGCGGCGCGGCCGGTCGTGCTCCAGGAGGTGGCCGCCCAGGCGCTCCACCTCCTGGAGCCGGAGTTCGCGCAGCGCGGTGTCGCCCTGCACTTCGACGCCCGGGCGCAGCCCCCGGTGCGCGTGCGCGCCGATCCGGTGGCGCTCGAGCAGATCGTCCACAACCTGATCCTGAACGCCCTGCAGGCCCTGGAGCGCGGGCCGCGAGACGGCCGCCGGCTCGCCATCGCGGTCGGCAGCGACGGCACCGAGGGCGTGCTGGCCGTGAGCGACAACGGCCCCGGCATCGCGCCGCAGGCGCTGCCGCGCTTGTTCGAGCCCTTCTTCAGCACCCGCGAGGGCGGCCTGGGGCTCGGCCTGAGCCTGAGCGAGACCCTGGCCGCCGGCATGGGCGGCAGCCTGGGCGCGGCCAACCTCGCGCCCCGCGGCGCCTGCTTCACGCTGCTGCTGCCGCTGGCGACGGCCGGCGGCGGCGAGGTCGCGGCGCCCGCCGCGCCGACCCCGGCCCCTTCCTCGTCCCTGCGCGCCCCCGCCCCCGCGACCTCGCGCGCCCCGGCCCCCCGCACCTCATGA
- a CDS encoding alpha/beta fold hydrolase, with translation MTPLMFGPASRRLFGLYHPAEEGRAMRGAVLVCPPFGQEALRSHRFFKVLADRLARAGFSVLRFDYHGTGDSPGEDDDGDLEGWSRDVVAAHEELRRLSTTPAGTPPVNWLGVRLGGTLALLAARQARPALDRLVLWEPVMDGPAYTRMLREWHVHSLEISYCIPEPSLRRQLASDENAFVTEASGFGVSARLRGQLLRLQPGELRCEATGRTTVIARPGDKAVAQWARLQPAARVLDFDHPLDWNSDPGSSNAMVPSEALKQLLATMNE, from the coding sequence ATGACTCCCCTGATGTTCGGCCCGGCCTCGCGTCGGCTTTTCGGCCTCTACCACCCCGCCGAGGAAGGCCGCGCGATGCGCGGCGCGGTGCTGGTCTGCCCGCCCTTCGGCCAGGAGGCGCTGCGCTCGCACCGCTTCTTCAAGGTGCTGGCCGACCGGCTCGCGCGGGCCGGCTTCTCGGTGCTGCGCTTCGACTACCACGGCACCGGCGACTCGCCGGGCGAGGACGACGACGGCGACCTCGAAGGCTGGTCGCGCGACGTCGTCGCCGCGCACGAGGAACTGCGCCGGCTCTCGACCACGCCGGCGGGCACGCCGCCGGTCAACTGGCTGGGCGTTCGCCTGGGCGGCACGCTCGCCCTGCTGGCGGCACGCCAGGCGCGCCCGGCGCTCGACCGCCTGGTGCTGTGGGAGCCGGTCATGGACGGTCCGGCCTACACGCGGATGCTGCGCGAATGGCATGTGCATTCGCTGGAGATCTCCTACTGCATCCCGGAGCCGTCGCTGCGCCGCCAGCTCGCGAGCGATGAGAATGCCTTCGTCACCGAGGCCTCCGGCTTCGGCGTCTCGGCCCGCCTGCGCGGCCAGCTGCTGCGGCTGCAGCCCGGGGAACTCCGCTGCGAGGCGACGGGTCGTACCACCGTCATCGCCCGTCCCGGCGACAAGGCCGTCGCGCAATGGGCGCGCCTGCAGCCCGCGGCACGCGTGCTCGACTTCGATCATCCGCTCGACTGGAACTCCGACCCCGGCAGCAGCAATGCCATGGTGCCCTCCGAAGCGCTGAAACAACTACTCGCAACGATGAATGAGTGA
- the miaB gene encoding tRNA (N6-isopentenyl adenosine(37)-C2)-methylthiotransferase MiaB yields MSKKVFIKTFGCQMNEYDSDKMADVLHAAEGYEPTQDVEEADLILFNTCSVREKAQEKVFSDLGRVKHLKARGVRIGVGGCVASQEGAAIIARAPYVDVVFGPQTLHRLPEMLARRERQDRSQVDISFPEIEKFDHLPPARVDGVTAFVSIMEGCSKYCSYCVVPYTRGEEVSRPFDDVLAEVAGLAAQGVREVTLLGQNVNAYRGAMGGTAEIADFALLLEYVAEIPGIARVRYTTSHPNEFTPRLIEAYGRIPQLVSHLHLPVQHGSDRILMAMKRGYTAMEYKSTVRKLRALRPGLALSSDFIVGFPGETEDDFERMMKLIDDMAFDASFSFIFSPRPGTPAAALHDDTPHEVKLARLHRLQAAIDANVKRFGQALVGTTQRVLVEGASRKDASELMGRTDCNRVVNFAGDARLVGQMVDLRVTRSLAYTLRGEVPVRESDGPVAPAAADVAPLPA; encoded by the coding sequence ATGTCCAAGAAAGTCTTCATCAAAACCTTCGGCTGCCAGATGAACGAGTACGACTCGGACAAGATGGCCGACGTGCTCCACGCCGCCGAGGGCTACGAGCCGACGCAGGACGTCGAGGAGGCCGACCTGATCCTCTTCAACACCTGCTCCGTGCGCGAGAAGGCGCAGGAGAAGGTCTTCAGCGACCTCGGCCGCGTCAAGCACCTCAAGGCGCGCGGCGTGCGCATCGGCGTGGGCGGCTGCGTGGCCAGCCAGGAGGGCGCGGCCATCATCGCGCGCGCGCCCTACGTGGACGTGGTGTTCGGTCCGCAGACGCTGCACCGCCTGCCCGAGATGCTGGCCCGGCGCGAGCGCCAGGACCGCTCCCAGGTGGACATCAGCTTCCCGGAGATCGAGAAGTTCGACCACCTGCCGCCCGCGCGCGTGGACGGCGTGACGGCCTTCGTCTCGATCATGGAGGGCTGCTCCAAGTACTGCAGCTACTGCGTGGTGCCCTACACCCGCGGCGAGGAGGTCAGCCGGCCGTTCGACGACGTGCTCGCCGAGGTGGCCGGGCTGGCCGCGCAGGGCGTGCGCGAGGTCACGCTGCTGGGCCAGAACGTGAACGCCTATCGGGGCGCCATGGGCGGCACCGCCGAAATCGCCGACTTCGCGCTGCTGCTGGAGTACGTCGCCGAGATCCCCGGCATCGCGCGCGTGCGCTACACCACCAGCCACCCCAACGAGTTCACGCCGCGCCTGATCGAGGCCTACGGCCGCATCCCGCAGCTGGTCTCGCACCTGCACCTGCCGGTGCAGCACGGCAGCGACCGCATCCTGATGGCCATGAAGCGCGGCTACACCGCCATGGAATACAAGAGCACGGTGCGCAAGCTGCGCGCCCTGCGCCCGGGCCTGGCGCTGTCGAGCGACTTCATCGTCGGATTCCCCGGGGAGACCGAGGACGACTTCGAGCGGATGATGAAGCTCATCGACGACATGGCGTTCGACGCCAGTTTCAGCTTCATCTTCAGCCCGCGCCCGGGCACGCCGGCCGCCGCGCTGCACGACGACACGCCGCACGAGGTCAAGCTCGCGCGGCTGCACCGGCTGCAGGCGGCCATCGACGCCAACGTCAAGCGCTTCGGCCAGGCCCTGGTGGGCACCACGCAGCGCGTGCTGGTCGAGGGCGCATCGCGCAAGGACGCCAGCGAGCTGATGGGCCGCACCGACTGCAACCGCGTGGTCAACTTCGCGGGCGACGCGCGGCTGGTCGGGCAGATGGTCGACCTGCGCGTCACGCGCTCGCTGGCCTACACGCTGCGCGGCGAGGTGCCGGTGCGGGAATCGGACGGTCCGGTGGCGCCCGCCGCGGCCGACGTGGCGCCGCTGCCCGCCTGA
- the mdoH gene encoding glucans biosynthesis glucosyltransferase MdoH, whose product MKPTDFSQMRVLTEDDFARQVLPREERHPNSATAPPVHRGSMTPRPWRGFWNSIGTAMLVKLGAGGAQAREAFPTVEAAEQPWQRAAKQRRLAFMVLAIVSTAIASTLFAGVQPDYDNAWLQYGQIGLYGLLSGWVVTGFVTALMGFYVSVRGDKHSLSVKQVAGHAMNPEARTAIIMPICNEDVATVFAGLRATCESVASTGHAKHFDVFVLSDSYNPGTAAAERAAWEDLRAALATSPNQPQVEVYYRLRKRRTHRKAGNVADFCRRWGKDYRYMVVLDADSVMSGDCLTSMVKLMEANPTAGIIQTATQAIGHVTLHARAQQFASRVTGRLFTLGMQFWQLGESHYWGHNAIIRVQPFMDHCALAPIKGTGGMSGGIMSHDFVEAALMRRAGYHVWLCADLVGSYEQQPPDLLSELQRDRRWCQGNLQNARLMAEPGIHRVHRAMFVTGTMAYVSAPLWLAFLTLGTALWLSGSSLVSSWNVLPMELAGLWLWTLCLLFLPRVMGIAAVLLRGEQRQYGGFWGLVRSSALESALAIVQAPVRMLAHSLFVVVALTGIKLDWKSPPREAAAVPWRIALSQLAPMTFVVAALAVGIALIDASALVWLAPVGLPLLLAIPLTVMTSQIALGTALRERGFLLIPEESRSPAVLRRAWMHAVRLARPALATA is encoded by the coding sequence ATGAAACCCACTGATTTCTCGCAGATGCGCGTACTGACCGAAGACGACTTCGCCCGCCAGGTGCTGCCGCGCGAAGAACGCCATCCCAACTCCGCGACGGCCCCGCCGGTGCATCGCGGCTCGATGACCCCGCGTCCCTGGCGCGGCTTCTGGAACAGCATCGGCACGGCCATGCTGGTGAAGCTGGGCGCCGGCGGTGCGCAGGCGCGCGAAGCGTTCCCGACCGTCGAGGCCGCCGAGCAGCCCTGGCAGCGCGCCGCCAAGCAGCGCCGCCTGGCCTTCATGGTGCTGGCGATCGTCAGCACGGCCATCGCCTCGACGCTGTTCGCCGGCGTCCAGCCCGACTACGACAACGCCTGGCTCCAGTACGGCCAGATCGGCCTCTACGGCCTGCTCTCGGGCTGGGTCGTCACCGGCTTCGTGACCGCGCTGATGGGCTTCTACGTCTCGGTGCGCGGTGACAAGCACTCGCTGTCGGTCAAGCAGGTCGCCGGTCACGCCATGAACCCCGAGGCACGCACGGCGATCATCATGCCGATCTGCAACGAGGACGTGGCCACCGTGTTCGCCGGCCTGCGCGCCACCTGCGAATCGGTCGCCTCGACCGGCCATGCGAAGCACTTCGACGTCTTCGTGCTCTCCGACAGCTACAACCCCGGCACCGCCGCCGCCGAGCGCGCCGCCTGGGAAGACCTGCGCGCCGCCCTGGCCACCAGCCCGAACCAGCCGCAGGTCGAGGTGTACTACCGCCTGCGCAAGCGCCGCACGCACCGCAAGGCCGGCAACGTGGCCGACTTCTGCCGCCGCTGGGGCAAGGACTACCGCTACATGGTCGTGCTCGACGCCGACTCCGTGATGAGCGGCGACTGCCTGACCTCGATGGTCAAGCTGATGGAGGCCAATCCGACCGCCGGCATCATCCAGACCGCGACGCAGGCCATCGGCCACGTCACCCTGCACGCCCGCGCCCAGCAGTTCGCCTCGCGCGTGACGGGCCGTCTGTTCACGCTGGGCATGCAGTTCTGGCAGCTCGGCGAGTCCCACTACTGGGGCCACAACGCGATCATCCGCGTGCAGCCGTTCATGGACCATTGCGCCCTGGCGCCCATCAAGGGCACGGGCGGCATGTCCGGCGGCATCATGTCGCACGACTTCGTCGAGGCCGCGCTGATGCGCCGCGCCGGCTACCACGTGTGGCTGTGCGCCGATCTGGTCGGCAGCTACGAACAGCAACCGCCGGACCTGCTCTCCGAGCTGCAGCGCGATCGCCGCTGGTGCCAGGGCAACCTGCAGAACGCCCGTCTGATGGCCGAGCCCGGCATCCACCGCGTGCACCGCGCCATGTTCGTGACCGGCACGATGGCCTATGTCTCCGCGCCCCTGTGGCTCGCCTTCCTCACGTTGGGCACGGCCCTGTGGCTGTCGGGTTCGAGCCTCGTGTCGAGCTGGAACGTGCTGCCGATGGAACTCGCCGGCCTGTGGCTGTGGACCCTGTGCCTGCTGTTCCTGCCGCGCGTGATGGGCATCGCCGCCGTGCTGCTGCGCGGCGAGCAGCGCCAGTACGGTGGTTTCTGGGGCCTGGTCCGGAGTTCCGCGCTCGAAAGCGCCCTGGCCATCGTCCAGGCGCCCGTGCGCATGCTGGCCCACTCGCTGTTCGTCGTGGTCGCCCTCACCGGCATCAAGCTCGACTGGAAGTCGCCCCCCCGCGAAGCCGCCGCCGTGCCGTGGAGGATCGCCCTGTCGCAGCTCGCGCCGATGACCTTCGTGGTCGCCGCGCTGGCCGTGGGCATCGCCCTCATCGACGCCAGCGCCCTGGTGTGGCTGGCGCCCGTGGGCCTGCCGCTGCTGCTGGCCATTCCGCTGACCGTGATGACCAGCCAGATCGCCCTGGGCACCGCCCTGCGCGAACGCGGCTTCCTGCTGATTCCCGAGGAATCGCGCTCGCCGGCCGTGCTGCGCCGCGCCTGGATGCACGCCGTGCGCCTGGCCCGCCCGGCCCTGGCCACGGCCTGA
- a CDS encoding alpha/beta hydrolase produces the protein MDIEQIPILFGTERNLVGVITTPASSTGAPIACLMLNMGANHRGGPHRINVKLAHRLATMGITSLRMDLAGLGDSAPARTELGYHAQCVLDLQAGMDLLRTTHGIQRFLVVGLCSGAAHALNLAVADPRVTGILLFDGYSFAGRRWHWERSLRRALAAPTNPAVIGKTLRWLRRTFTNAAPVAADAPAVNIFTLEKETPAEVRATFSGAMAKLVARGVSVYLLYSGTQHVRDVDRDHLGTLVREPFADKVRYEFSRDIDHTVTSLAAQGAFLTCASNWALGVAMPGSTLGQVPGNAHRAGAPAEETPSAWGALAPARGGGQRRGQAQDNGFIESVY, from the coding sequence ATGGACATCGAGCAAATCCCCATCCTCTTCGGCACCGAACGCAACCTCGTCGGCGTGATCACGACCCCGGCGAGCAGCACGGGCGCGCCCATCGCGTGCCTGATGCTCAACATGGGCGCCAACCACCGGGGAGGTCCGCACCGCATCAACGTGAAGCTGGCCCACCGGCTCGCCACCATGGGCATCACCAGCCTGCGCATGGACCTGGCCGGCCTGGGCGACAGCGCGCCGGCGCGCACCGAACTCGGCTACCACGCGCAGTGCGTGCTGGACCTGCAGGCCGGCATGGACCTGCTGCGCACGACGCACGGCATCCAGCGCTTCCTGGTGGTGGGGCTGTGCTCGGGCGCGGCGCACGCGCTGAACCTCGCGGTGGCCGACCCGCGCGTGACCGGGATCCTGCTGTTCGACGGCTACAGCTTCGCCGGCCGCCGCTGGCACTGGGAGCGCTCGCTGCGGCGCGCGCTCGCCGCGCCGACCAATCCGGCCGTGATCGGCAAGACCCTGCGCTGGCTGCGCCGCACCTTCACCAACGCCGCGCCCGTGGCGGCCGACGCCCCGGCCGTCAACATCTTCACGCTGGAGAAGGAAACGCCCGCCGAGGTCCGCGCGACCTTCAGCGGCGCGATGGCCAAGCTGGTGGCGCGCGGCGTCTCGGTCTACCTGCTCTATTCGGGCACGCAGCACGTGCGCGACGTGGACCGCGACCACCTCGGCACGCTGGTGCGCGAGCCGTTCGCCGACAAGGTGCGCTACGAGTTCTCGCGCGACATCGACCACACCGTGACGTCGCTCGCCGCGCAGGGCGCGTTCCTCACCTGCGCCTCGAACTGGGCGCTCGGCGTGGCGATGCCGGGCTCGACCCTGGGCCAGGTGCCGGGCAACGCCCACCGCGCCGGCGCGCCGGCCGAGGAGACCCCCAGCGCCTGGGGCGCGCTGGCGCCCGCCAGGGGCGGTGGCCAGCGCCGCGGCCAGGCACAGGACAACGGCTTCATCGAGTCGGTCTACTAG
- a CDS encoding 4'-phosphopantetheinyl transferase superfamily protein, with protein MTTTRPVPLPSTGIAASVCAVWRIDLDQPPTEAMRARLSPAERARAERFVFERDRNRHVVAHAALRELLARRTGRHGVLLDMVETTHGKPVLAAPATPRAPAPHFNLSHSLGTGLVAVSDTHEVGVDVEVLRPMADWAALARSYFAPGERAALARLAARDPLRAEHAFFVCWTRKEACLKALGLGLQLATDGFEVGVEGLEGEALDLDIETPEGTQRLRLRSFSCTADAVGALALRIPRDAPRPVSACVGTHAMKILS; from the coding sequence ATGACGACGACGCGCCCCGTACCGCTGCCGTCGACCGGCATCGCCGCGTCGGTCTGCGCCGTCTGGCGCATCGACCTCGACCAGCCGCCCACCGAGGCCATGCGCGCGCGGCTGTCGCCCGCCGAGCGCGCGCGCGCGGAACGCTTCGTCTTCGAGCGCGACCGCAACCGCCACGTCGTCGCGCACGCCGCGCTGCGCGAACTGCTGGCGCGGCGCACCGGCCGCCACGGCGTCCTGCTCGACATGGTGGAGACGACGCACGGCAAGCCGGTGCTCGCCGCCCCGGCGACGCCACGGGCGCCCGCGCCGCACTTCAACCTGAGCCACAGCCTCGGGACCGGTCTGGTGGCGGTGTCGGACACGCACGAGGTCGGCGTCGATGTCGAGGTGCTGCGGCCGATGGCGGACTGGGCGGCCCTGGCGCGCAGCTACTTCGCACCGGGCGAGCGGGCGGCGCTGGCGCGCCTGGCGGCGCGCGACCCGCTGCGGGCCGAGCACGCGTTCTTCGTCTGCTGGACGCGCAAGGAAGCCTGCCTGAAGGCGCTGGGCCTGGGCCTGCAGCTGGCCACCGACGGTTTCGAGGTGGGCGTCGAGGGCCTGGAGGGCGAGGCGCTCGACCTCGACATCGAGACGCCGGAGGGCACCCAGCGGCTGCGCCTGCGGTCCTTCTCCTGCACCGCGGACGCCGTCGGGGCGCTCGCGCTGCGCATTCCCCGGGACGCGCCCCGGCCTGTTTCCGCGTGCGTCGGCACGCACGCAATGAAGATCCTGTCATGA
- a CDS encoding ATP-binding protein, protein MAHFKAVRGSFQQLLLCAFLLITALLVGVALRSVFQYDALMTQSRDAAARALALSGAAQSLAERSAAMERAGRQSLVLNDAVLRRRFEDAARDARAIVERLEDNGVPAASVAPWRDQLAALQTLLGGPAETALARESTMAMQFRDLDTANTAIAQQAQAQIEAQNKALAQRIESARVRLMRQVLAASALAVALALAFGVWLARPFKRLQRAIVGLGENRLDEPIDIRGPADVRRVSQQLEWLRLRLTELDADKARFLRHVSHELKTPLAALREGISLLEDGVTGALTPAQHEVAQILQQNAISLQGQIEALLRFNAAAFEARELHRERTPLLPLIEEQVEAQRLQWHAYGLRVEVGGEPLSVAVDRTKLGTAIANLLSNAIRFSARGGTIRIEVRALGETTCIDIADAGPGIAEDDRERIFEPFYRGSRQPEHAVKGTGIGLSIVQEYIAAHGGRVALLPDGPGARFRIELPRTA, encoded by the coding sequence ATGGCGCATTTCAAGGCCGTGCGCGGCTCCTTCCAGCAGCTGCTGCTGTGCGCCTTCCTGCTGATCACCGCGCTGCTGGTGGGGGTCGCGCTGCGCTCGGTGTTCCAGTACGACGCGCTCATGACGCAGAGCCGCGACGCCGCCGCGCGCGCGCTGGCGCTGTCGGGCGCGGCGCAGTCGCTCGCCGAGCGCAGCGCCGCGATGGAGCGCGCCGGTCGCCAGTCGCTGGTGCTCAACGACGCGGTGCTGCGCCGGCGCTTCGAGGACGCCGCGCGCGACGCCCGCGCCATCGTCGAGCGGCTGGAGGACAACGGCGTGCCGGCGGCCTCCGTGGCGCCCTGGCGCGACCAGCTCGCCGCCCTGCAGACGCTGCTGGGCGGCCCGGCGGAGACCGCGCTCGCGCGCGAGTCGACCATGGCGATGCAGTTCCGCGACCTGGACACCGCCAACACCGCCATCGCGCAGCAGGCCCAGGCGCAGATCGAGGCGCAGAACAAGGCACTGGCGCAGCGCATCGAGAGCGCGCGCGTGCGGCTGATGCGCCAGGTGCTCGCCGCCAGCGCCCTGGCCGTGGCGCTGGCGCTGGCCTTCGGGGTGTGGCTGGCGCGGCCCTTCAAGCGGCTGCAGCGCGCCATCGTCGGGCTGGGCGAGAACCGGCTGGACGAGCCGATCGACATCCGCGGACCGGCCGACGTGCGGCGCGTGTCGCAGCAGCTCGAATGGCTGCGCCTGCGCCTGACCGAACTCGACGCCGACAAGGCACGCTTCCTGCGTCACGTCTCCCATGAACTCAAGACGCCGCTGGCCGCGCTGCGCGAGGGCATCTCGCTCCTGGAGGACGGCGTGACCGGCGCGCTCACCCCCGCGCAGCACGAGGTCGCGCAGATCCTGCAGCAGAACGCGATCTCGCTGCAGGGCCAGATCGAGGCGCTGCTGCGCTTCAACGCCGCCGCCTTCGAGGCGCGCGAACTCCACCGCGAGCGCACGCCGCTGCTGCCGCTGATCGAGGAGCAGGTCGAGGCCCAGCGCCTGCAGTGGCATGCCTACGGCCTGCGCGTGGAGGTCGGCGGCGAGCCGCTATCGGTGGCGGTGGACCGCACCAAGCTCGGCACGGCCATCGCCAACCTGCTGTCCAACGCGATCCGCTTCTCGGCGCGCGGCGGCACCATCCGCATCGAGGTCCGGGCCCTGGGCGAGACGACCTGCATCGACATCGCCGATGCCGGACCCGGCATCGCCGAGGACGATCGCGAGCGCATCTTCGAGCCCTTCTATCGCGGCAGCCGCCAGCCGGAGCACGCGGTCAAGGGCACCGGCATCGGCCTGTCGATCGTGCAGGAGTACATTGCGGCCCACGGGGGGCGCGTCGCGCTGCTGCCCGACGGGCCCGGTGCGCGCTTTCGCATCGAACTGCCGAGAACGGCCTGA